In the genome of Cryptosporangium phraense, one region contains:
- a CDS encoding GntR family transcriptional regulator, which translates to MTTPAAGTRARRPARLARPQLSEEVVVYLRDLIMSGELRPGEFIRLEEVAATLGVSITPVREALLTLRGEDMVELEHRRGYRVAPLSHQDVADIFDLQAHLAGRLAARAAAAISDPELADLRTQADGLRDATDPADIEQREYDFHRTLNRIADARKLSWFLHTATRYTPVRLYSSDPDWRASMLATHDALLEALAARDGARATEVMTRHFTDGAERLQAHLDSIAFWDER; encoded by the coding sequence ATGACGACGCCGGCCGCCGGCACCCGCGCCCGCCGCCCGGCACGGCTGGCCCGCCCCCAGCTGTCCGAAGAGGTCGTCGTCTACCTCCGCGACCTGATCATGTCCGGCGAACTCCGCCCAGGTGAATTCATCCGCCTCGAAGAAGTCGCCGCCACGCTCGGCGTCAGCATCACCCCGGTCCGCGAGGCGCTGCTGACCCTGCGCGGCGAGGACATGGTCGAACTCGAGCACCGCCGCGGCTACCGGGTCGCGCCGCTGTCGCACCAGGACGTCGCGGACATCTTCGACCTGCAGGCCCACCTAGCCGGCCGGCTGGCCGCCCGCGCCGCAGCGGCCATCTCCGACCCCGAACTCGCCGACCTCCGCACTCAGGCCGACGGCCTCCGCGACGCCACCGACCCGGCCGACATCGAGCAGCGCGAATACGACTTCCACCGCACACTCAACCGGATCGCCGACGCCCGCAAGCTCTCCTGGTTCCTGCACACCGCGACCCGTTACACGCCGGTCCGCCTCTACTCGTCCGACCCGGACTGGCGAGCGTCGATGCTGGCCACCCACGACGCCCTGCTCGAGGCGCTCGCTGCCCGCGACGGCGCCCGCGCGACCGAGGTGATGACCCGTCACTTCACCGACGGTGCCGAGCGCCTCCAGGCACACCTGGACAGCATCGCCTTCTGGGACGAGCGCTAA
- a CDS encoding acyl-CoA dehydrogenase family protein — MTPDLTDEQRAFAAAVADFCHREAGTREQRDALAPDGGRHSQPLYRKMADLGYLGAGLPEAYGGSGGGAVELCLFLEETGKALAPIGGFATSIIVAGAYERFGTEEQKKQILGGIAAGAVESISMSEPGAGSDVAALSCRAEERDGEWLINGQKTWCSNAHIADHILLVARTSGSGHQGLTMFNVPTDAPGLTIRGIDTMGGKEVNDLYFTDCVLPTSAVVGEVGNGWKQLMAGLNFERLVLAALMLGTAERAFDDTLAYVKERTQFGRPIGTFQALRHRLADLATELTCVKLLVYQTAELVDANPGTLFPREASMAKLKATEFAKAMALEGMQMMGGYGYATEYGMEQILRASVISTVYGGTSEIQRDIIGKTYGL, encoded by the coding sequence ATGACACCCGACCTCACCGACGAGCAGCGCGCGTTCGCCGCCGCGGTCGCCGACTTCTGCCATCGCGAGGCCGGCACCCGCGAACAACGCGACGCCCTGGCCCCCGACGGCGGCCGCCACAGCCAACCCCTCTACCGAAAAATGGCCGACCTGGGCTACCTCGGCGCCGGCCTCCCCGAGGCCTACGGCGGCTCCGGCGGCGGTGCCGTCGAGCTGTGCCTGTTCCTCGAAGAAACCGGCAAGGCGCTCGCCCCGATCGGCGGCTTCGCGACGTCGATCATCGTGGCCGGCGCCTACGAGCGGTTCGGCACCGAGGAGCAGAAGAAGCAGATCCTGGGCGGCATCGCGGCCGGCGCGGTCGAGTCGATCTCGATGTCGGAGCCGGGCGCCGGGTCCGATGTGGCCGCGCTCAGCTGCCGGGCCGAGGAACGCGACGGCGAGTGGCTCATCAACGGGCAGAAGACCTGGTGCTCGAACGCCCACATCGCCGACCACATCCTGCTCGTCGCCCGCACGTCCGGTTCCGGCCACCAGGGCTTGACGATGTTCAACGTCCCCACCGACGCCCCCGGCCTGACCATCCGCGGCATCGACACAATGGGCGGCAAGGAGGTCAACGACCTGTACTTCACCGACTGCGTGCTGCCGACGTCGGCCGTCGTCGGGGAGGTCGGCAACGGCTGGAAGCAGCTGATGGCCGGGCTCAACTTCGAGCGGCTGGTGTTGGCCGCGCTGATGCTCGGCACGGCCGAGCGGGCCTTCGACGACACGCTCGCGTACGTCAAGGAGCGGACGCAGTTCGGCCGTCCGATCGGGACGTTCCAGGCCCTGCGCCACCGCCTCGCCGACCTGGCGACGGAGCTGACCTGCGTCAAGCTGCTCGTCTACCAGACCGCCGAGCTGGTCGACGCCAACCCCGGCACGCTGTTCCCGCGGGAGGCGTCGATGGCGAAGCTGAAGGCGACCGAGTTCGCGAAGGCCATGGCGCTGGAAGGCATGCAGATGATGGGCGGCTACGGCTACGCGACCGAGTACGGCATGGAGCAGATCCTCCGCGCGTCGGTGATCAGCACGGTGTACGGCGGCACCAGCGAGATCCAGCGCGACATCATCGGAAAAACGTACGGGCTATGA
- a CDS encoding LLM class flavin-dependent oxidoreductase, producing the protein MAKKIGFLSFGHWRDVTGSQTRSAADALHQSIDLAQAAEEIGVDGAFVRVHHFERQLASPFPLLAAIAARTSRIEMGTGVIDMRYENPLYMAEEAAATDLIARGRLQLGVSRGSPETALNGAESFGYRAPEGSTVADLARSKTELFLAAIQGAAVATTDPARAGVRAGLKIQPQSEGLAERIWWGAGTRATAVWAASLGMNLQSSTLLSEDTGVPFDQLQAEQIRQYREAWATHGWDRSPLVSVSRSVLPITTDLDRMYFGDSGEGDQVGLLEGVRARFGRTYTGEPDVIAAELAEDQAVQDADYVLFTVPNQLGVEYNARILATIAEHVAPAIGWKPAVAS; encoded by the coding sequence ATGGCGAAAAAAATCGGCTTTCTCAGCTTCGGGCACTGGCGTGACGTCACCGGCTCGCAGACTCGGTCGGCGGCGGACGCGTTGCACCAGTCCATCGATCTCGCCCAGGCCGCCGAGGAGATCGGCGTCGACGGGGCGTTCGTGCGCGTCCACCACTTCGAGCGTCAGCTCGCGTCGCCGTTCCCGCTGCTCGCGGCGATCGCGGCCCGGACGTCCCGGATCGAGATGGGCACCGGCGTCATCGACATGCGCTACGAGAACCCGCTGTACATGGCCGAGGAAGCCGCCGCGACCGACCTGATCGCCCGCGGACGCCTGCAGCTCGGCGTCAGCCGGGGCTCACCGGAGACGGCGCTGAACGGCGCCGAGTCGTTCGGCTACCGCGCGCCCGAGGGCTCGACCGTCGCCGACCTGGCCCGGTCGAAGACCGAGCTGTTCCTGGCCGCGATCCAGGGTGCCGCGGTCGCGACCACCGACCCGGCCCGCGCGGGCGTCCGGGCCGGCCTGAAGATCCAGCCGCAGTCCGAGGGCCTCGCCGAACGCATCTGGTGGGGCGCGGGCACCCGCGCGACCGCGGTCTGGGCCGCGTCGCTGGGGATGAACCTGCAGTCCTCGACGCTGCTCTCCGAGGACACCGGCGTGCCGTTCGACCAGCTCCAGGCCGAGCAGATCCGGCAGTACCGCGAGGCCTGGGCGACGCACGGCTGGGACCGGTCGCCGCTGGTGTCCGTGTCGCGCAGCGTGCTGCCGATCACGACCGACCTCGACCGGATGTACTTCGGCGACTCGGGGGAGGGCGACCAGGTCGGCCTGCTCGAGGGCGTCCGGGCCCGGTTCGGCCGCACGTACACCGGCGAGCCGGACGTGATCGCCGCCGAGCTGGCCGAGGACCAGGCCGTGCAGGACGCCGACTACGTGCTGTTCACCGTGCCGAACCAGCTCGGCGTGGAGTACAACGCCCGGATCCTGGCGACGATCGCCGAGCACGTGGCCCCGGCGATCGGCTGGAAGCCGGCGGTGGCGTCATAG
- a CDS encoding TIGR03668 family PPOX class F420-dependent oxidoreductase, translating into MQLSAAEARRRLTGARVVRLATADAAGVPHLVPATFAVVGETVLIAVDAKPKRHTRLKRLANIAENPRVSLLADHYDDDWEQLWWARADGTARVLDVPAPDPLVAKYPQYRERRPGGPMIEIEVTRWSGWSYSGIVD; encoded by the coding sequence ATGCAACTCTCCGCGGCCGAGGCCCGGCGTCGTCTGACCGGCGCGCGCGTCGTCCGGCTGGCGACGGCGGACGCGGCCGGCGTGCCGCACCTGGTCCCGGCGACGTTCGCCGTCGTCGGCGAGACCGTCCTGATCGCGGTGGACGCCAAACCGAAGCGGCACACGCGGCTGAAGCGGCTGGCGAACATCGCCGAGAACCCGCGGGTCTCCCTGCTGGCCGACCATTACGACGACGACTGGGAACAGCTGTGGTGGGCCCGCGCCGACGGCACGGCCCGGGTGCTCGACGTCCCGGCGCCCGATCCGCTGGTCGCCAAGTACCCGCAGTACCGGGAGCGGCGCCCGGGCGGCCCGATGATCGAGATCGAGGTCACGCGCTGGAGCGGCTGGAGCTACTCCGGAATTGTTGACTGA
- a CDS encoding TIGR04222 domain-containing membrane protein codes for MTEDPPMWFTSADDRARAWLDRAPAPVDVALLAGGPGRVADVVLADLVASGHLRIGSDGGIELVSADVPADASLRAAVVDVVRRRPGCTVDDVRAGIAGGSGLRPAWGRLRRAGLLTRRLRYQGSARGPVSTAVVLGLGALGYVLLAALVVAVFDALKVDSPSGAVAAGIACLALLVGGIAALVLLTQWLSEVVPTTRGPVHDPRTPAGRRALDLLPDDGPYRAALSGASLAGPAPSGSGTSWGSYRWRGGRVVLRDRDPD; via the coding sequence ATGACCGAGGACCCGCCGATGTGGTTCACGTCGGCGGACGATCGCGCCCGCGCCTGGCTCGACCGCGCCCCCGCGCCCGTCGACGTCGCGCTCCTCGCGGGCGGCCCCGGCCGCGTCGCCGACGTCGTCCTCGCCGACCTGGTGGCCTCCGGCCACCTGCGGATCGGTTCCGACGGCGGGATCGAACTGGTCTCGGCCGACGTTCCGGCGGACGCGTCGCTGCGGGCCGCGGTGGTGGACGTCGTACGCCGACGGCCGGGCTGCACGGTCGACGACGTCCGAGCCGGCATCGCCGGGGGCAGCGGGCTGCGGCCGGCCTGGGGCCGGTTGCGCCGGGCCGGGCTGCTGACCCGGCGCCTGCGCTACCAGGGGTCGGCGCGCGGACCGGTCTCGACGGCGGTGGTGCTGGGCCTCGGTGCGCTCGGCTACGTGCTGCTGGCCGCGCTGGTCGTTGCGGTGTTCGACGCGCTGAAGGTGGACTCACCGTCGGGCGCGGTGGCCGCGGGCATCGCCTGCCTGGCGTTACTCGTCGGCGGGATCGCCGCGCTGGTGCTGCTGACCCAGTGGCTGTCCGAGGTGGTACCGACGACCCGGGGCCCGGTCCACGACCCGCGGACCCCGGCCGGCCGGCGGGCCCTGGACCTGCTGCCGGACGACGGCCCGTACCGCGCGGCGCTGTCGGGGGCCTCGCTGGCCGGCCCGGCGCCGTCCGGGTCGGGAACGTCGTGGGGGTCGTACCGCTGGCGCGGGGGCCGGGTGGTGCTCCGCGACCGCGACCCGGACTGA
- a CDS encoding ADP-ribosylglycohydrolase family protein translates to MARTDGRGRAAAVGALTGLALGDALGMPTQNRPRAWILARYGKALDDLHPGPDENEISRGLPAGRVTDDTDQAVIVGSLFAAGDGSVDPPALASALLDWEDRMRSAGSLDLLGPSTRRALAAISAGVPAEEAGRTGDTNGAAMRIAPIGVGVPVEPLDRLVDAVEDASRATHHTGIAIAGAAAVAAAVSAGVAGWGMAESLDAAVAAARLGAERGHYVAGADVAARITWARDLVDSAGEPLDAVAGLVGTGLATQESVPAALAVAALFPDSVWDATRHAAALGGDTDTIAAMAGAVVGAHTGLGAVPPRILGRLHAANPGLALTTLADRLLALRDRRAART, encoded by the coding sequence GTGGCGCGCACCGACGGCCGCGGCCGGGCCGCCGCCGTCGGTGCGCTCACCGGCCTGGCGCTCGGCGACGCGCTCGGGATGCCGACGCAGAACCGGCCGCGGGCCTGGATCCTCGCCCGGTACGGGAAGGCGCTCGACGACCTGCACCCCGGGCCGGACGAGAACGAGATCAGCCGGGGGTTGCCGGCCGGGCGGGTCACCGACGACACGGATCAGGCGGTGATCGTCGGGTCGTTGTTCGCGGCCGGGGACGGATCGGTGGATCCGCCGGCCCTGGCCTCGGCGTTGCTGGACTGGGAAGACCGGATGCGGTCGGCCGGGTCGCTCGACCTGCTCGGGCCGTCGACGCGCCGGGCGCTGGCGGCGATCTCCGCCGGGGTGCCGGCCGAGGAGGCCGGGCGGACCGGCGACACGAACGGCGCGGCGATGCGGATCGCGCCGATCGGCGTCGGGGTGCCGGTCGAGCCGCTCGACCGGCTGGTGGACGCGGTCGAGGACGCGAGCCGGGCGACCCACCACACGGGGATCGCGATCGCCGGGGCCGCGGCGGTCGCGGCCGCGGTGAGCGCGGGCGTCGCCGGGTGGGGGATGGCCGAGTCGCTGGATGCGGCGGTGGCGGCGGCGCGGCTGGGGGCGGAGCGGGGGCATTACGTAGCGGGCGCGGACGTCGCCGCGCGCATCACCTGGGCCAGGGACCTGGTCGATTCAGCCGGGGAACCGCTCGACGCGGTGGCCGGGCTGGTCGGGACCGGGCTGGCGACGCAGGAGTCGGTCCCGGCCGCGCTGGCCGTCGCCGCGCTGTTCCCGGACTCCGTCTGGGACGCCACCCGGCACGCGGCCGCGCTGGGCGGCGACACCGACACGATCGCAGCGATGGCCGGCGCCGTCGTCGGGGCGCACACCGGGCTCGGCGCGGTGCCGCCGCGGATCCTCGGCCGCCTGCACGCGGCCAACCCCGGCCTCGCGCTCACTACGCTCGCCGACCGGCTCCTCGCGCTTCGTGACCGGCGCGCGGCCCGTACCTGA
- a CDS encoding aldo/keto reductase, with the protein MEYRQLGNSGLRISTLTMGTMTFGGSGNFAAIGNTGVDAARRQFDLCRDHGVNIVDTANMYSAGVSEEIVGEALENSRADWLIATKVRFPMGDGPNDAGLSRHHILNQAEASLRRLRTDYIDLYQLHEWDGHTRLEETLGALETLVQQGKVRYVGVSNYTGWQLLKALGVAERDRLPRFSSEQIYYSLHGREAENELLPAAVDQGLGVLVWSPLAGGLLSGKYTRGDDGQLQGPAGGRQLSDWSEPPIDYPDRLFATIDVIRKIADGHGVSGAQVSLAWLLTRPAVTSLIVGARTEEQLADNLAAAELTLSDDEVAALEQVSRPPLLYPYWHQRAAASDRLGAPDRVLLDPYL; encoded by the coding sequence ATGGAATATCGCCAGCTAGGTAACTCAGGCCTGCGGATCTCGACCCTGACCATGGGCACGATGACGTTCGGCGGGTCCGGCAACTTCGCCGCGATCGGCAACACCGGCGTGGACGCCGCCCGGCGCCAGTTCGACCTCTGCCGCGACCACGGCGTGAACATCGTCGACACCGCGAACATGTACTCGGCGGGCGTGTCCGAGGAGATCGTCGGGGAGGCGCTGGAGAACAGCCGCGCCGACTGGCTGATCGCCACCAAGGTGCGCTTCCCGATGGGCGACGGGCCGAACGACGCCGGGCTGTCCCGGCACCACATCCTCAACCAGGCCGAGGCCAGCCTGCGCCGCCTGCGGACCGACTACATCGACCTCTACCAGCTGCACGAATGGGACGGGCACACCCGCCTGGAGGAGACCCTCGGCGCGCTCGAGACCCTCGTCCAGCAGGGCAAGGTCCGGTACGTCGGGGTCAGCAACTACACCGGGTGGCAGCTGCTGAAGGCGCTCGGCGTGGCCGAGCGCGACCGGCTGCCGCGGTTCTCGTCCGAGCAGATCTACTACTCGCTGCACGGCCGGGAGGCCGAGAACGAGCTGCTCCCCGCGGCCGTCGACCAGGGCCTCGGCGTGCTGGTCTGGAGCCCGCTCGCCGGTGGGTTGCTGTCCGGCAAGTACACCCGCGGTGACGACGGCCAGCTGCAGGGCCCGGCCGGTGGACGTCAGCTCTCGGACTGGAGCGAGCCGCCGATCGACTACCCGGACCGCCTGTTCGCCACGATCGACGTGATCCGCAAGATCGCCGACGGGCACGGCGTGTCCGGCGCGCAGGTGTCGCTGGCCTGGCTGCTGACCCGGCCCGCGGTGACGTCGCTGATCGTCGGCGCGCGCACCGAGGAGCAGCTGGCCGACAACCTGGCCGCCGCCGAACTGACGCTCAGCGACGACGAGGTGGCCGCGCTCGAGCAGGTCAGCCGGCCGCCGCTGCTCTACCCGTACTGGCACCAGCGGGCGGCCGCGTCCGACCGGCTCGGCGCACCCGACCGGGTGCTGCTCGACCCGTACCTGTAG
- a CDS encoding AraC family transcriptional regulator, which translates to MTADPLSDALALVRARCVITGGFTASGDWSVRFRPSAALKLKGLVRGRCWLVADGRPPQRLAQGNVAVFNRLDSFVLCSDPALPPVEEPEAVRPGPGPLDRFGDQGDADDGAVVIGGHIDLDRSGDELLLAVLPRLTVLSEADGILRLLEQLLDERAATRPGANFAADQYAQLLLVQVLRAVLERGTASRPGWLTVLADPDLRPALSLMHTDPGRAWGLDELARASAMSRSRFATRFREVSGQPPVAYLTRWRIRLAERALRETDTTVAALAAELGYASESSFSHAFARTVGVSPGRFRRAVRGQAQAPTGA; encoded by the coding sequence GTGACCGCCGATCCCCTGTCCGACGCGCTCGCTCTGGTGCGCGCCCGCTGCGTCATCACCGGCGGGTTCACCGCGTCCGGCGACTGGTCGGTCCGGTTCCGGCCGAGCGCGGCGCTGAAGCTCAAGGGTCTGGTCCGCGGCCGCTGCTGGCTGGTCGCCGACGGCCGGCCGCCGCAGCGGCTCGCCCAGGGCAACGTCGCGGTCTTCAACCGGCTGGACTCGTTCGTCCTCTGCAGCGACCCGGCTCTCCCTCCGGTCGAGGAACCCGAGGCGGTCCGCCCGGGTCCCGGCCCGCTCGACCGTTTCGGTGATCAGGGGGACGCCGACGACGGCGCCGTCGTCATCGGCGGGCACATCGACCTGGACCGCAGCGGCGACGAGCTGCTGCTGGCGGTCCTGCCCCGGCTGACCGTCCTGTCCGAGGCCGACGGGATCCTGCGCCTGCTCGAGCAGCTCCTGGACGAGCGGGCGGCGACCCGGCCGGGCGCGAACTTCGCCGCCGACCAGTACGCGCAACTGCTGCTCGTCCAGGTGCTGCGGGCCGTCCTGGAGCGGGGCACGGCGTCGCGGCCGGGCTGGCTGACCGTGCTGGCCGACCCCGACCTGCGGCCCGCGCTGTCGCTGATGCACACCGACCCGGGCCGGGCCTGGGGGCTCGACGAGCTGGCCCGGGCCTCGGCGATGTCACGCAGCCGGTTCGCGACCCGGTTCCGGGAGGTGTCGGGCCAGCCGCCGGTCGCGTACCTGACGCGGTGGCGGATCCGGCTGGCCGAGCGGGCGCTGCGCGAGACCGACACGACGGTCGCAGCGCTGGCGGCCGAGCTCGGGTACGCGTCGGAGAGCTCGTTCAGCCACGCGTTCGCCCGGACCGTGGGCGTCTCGCCGGGCCGGTTCCGCCGGGCGGTACGCGGCCAGGCTCAGGCGCCGACCGGGGCCTGA
- a CDS encoding GGDEF domain-containing protein, with protein MDRRVLSRLKTIFLLYALFTGCVGILATLTAPAGSAADRTLIAVAVAGLLGYWVLGRVRDRFNPWLEPLEWVLVAAPCLVVEGVSDNGVYFGALLFRSYWGTSRQFGLRLILVQLVPATRLVAGVVEGRPLQAPEYVAVVLFGLLVPPMVRFLRGIAEQNDRMRTRERAHLAGAEQLAAATDRTALAEVAVAIAAEVAAAPGSVRVLLALYDPAPRGQEPPGPPAPPGPGAVAGPGAVAGSRPLRFVAGHGLPAGVLGRNVRVDAVPADLAARMTGPHPDYLSREDYARLQESTGVPPAAGGLLVAPIAAAGRAYGVLSVAADDRLAADARLSLANWGVRVAEALQRLELTAELTFRAYHDPLTGLANRALLESRLEDALTRIDTSPGAGRAPARPGSVALLLLDLDGFKQVNDVHGHPAGDELLRRIAERLRACVRDTDTVARLGGDEFAILLTGVDDQGLVEATADRVVAAIREPIDVESARVSVGVSVGVAVAEPGGPVGVRELVRAGDQAMYHRKSLRTGGWTRYQAPVGA; from the coding sequence GTGGACAGACGGGTGCTCTCGCGCCTGAAGACGATCTTCCTGCTCTACGCGCTGTTCACCGGCTGCGTCGGGATCCTGGCGACGCTGACCGCCCCGGCCGGGTCGGCCGCCGACCGGACGCTGATCGCCGTGGCCGTCGCCGGGCTGCTCGGCTATTGGGTGCTCGGCCGGGTCCGGGACCGGTTCAATCCCTGGCTCGAGCCGCTCGAGTGGGTGCTGGTCGCGGCGCCGTGCCTGGTCGTCGAGGGGGTGTCGGACAACGGGGTCTACTTCGGGGCGCTGTTGTTCCGCAGCTACTGGGGCACGTCCCGGCAGTTCGGGCTGCGGCTGATCCTGGTCCAGCTCGTCCCGGCGACCCGGCTGGTCGCCGGGGTCGTCGAGGGACGTCCGCTGCAGGCCCCGGAGTACGTCGCGGTCGTGCTGTTCGGGTTGCTCGTCCCGCCGATGGTCCGGTTCCTGCGCGGGATCGCCGAACAGAACGACCGCATGCGGACGCGCGAGCGCGCGCACCTGGCCGGGGCGGAACAGCTGGCCGCGGCGACCGACCGGACGGCGCTGGCCGAGGTCGCGGTGGCGATCGCGGCCGAGGTCGCGGCGGCGCCCGGATCCGTGCGGGTGCTGCTCGCGCTGTACGACCCGGCCCCTCGAGGCCAGGAGCCGCCCGGGCCGCCCGCGCCGCCCGGGCCGGGCGCGGTGGCCGGGCCGGGCGCCGTCGCGGGGTCTCGGCCGTTGCGGTTCGTCGCCGGGCACGGCCTGCCGGCGGGCGTCCTCGGGCGGAACGTCCGCGTCGACGCGGTGCCCGCCGACCTGGCCGCCCGGATGACCGGGCCGCACCCCGACTACCTCAGCCGGGAGGACTACGCGCGCCTGCAGGAGTCGACCGGCGTGCCGCCGGCCGCCGGCGGCCTGCTCGTCGCGCCGATCGCGGCCGCCGGACGCGCCTACGGCGTGCTCAGCGTCGCCGCCGACGACCGCCTGGCCGCGGACGCCCGGCTCAGCCTGGCGAACTGGGGCGTGCGCGTCGCCGAGGCGCTGCAGCGGCTCGAGCTGACCGCCGAGCTGACGTTCCGCGCCTACCACGACCCGCTGACCGGGCTCGCGAACCGGGCCCTGCTCGAGTCGCGGCTGGAGGACGCCCTCACCCGGATCGACACGTCCCCGGGCGCCGGGCGCGCCCCGGCACGGCCCGGCTCGGTCGCGTTGCTGCTCCTCGATCTGGACGGGTTCAAGCAGGTCAACGACGTCCACGGGCACCCGGCCGGCGACGAGCTGCTGCGCCGGATCGCCGAGCGGCTGCGCGCCTGCGTCCGGGACACCGACACGGTCGCCCGGCTCGGCGGCGACGAGTTCGCGATCCTGCTCACCGGCGTCGACGACCAGGGCCTGGTCGAGGCGACCGCGGACCGGGTCGTCGCGGCCATCCGGGAGCCGATCGACGTCGAGAGCGCGCGGGTCAGCGTCGGCGTGAGCGTCGGGGTCGCGGTGGCCGAGCCCGGCGGGCCGGTCGGGGTCCGGGAGCTGGTCCGGGCCGGTGACCAGGCCATGTACCACCGCAAGAGCCTCCGCACCGGCGGCTGGACCCGGTATCAGGCCCCGGTCGGCGCCTGA
- a CDS encoding zinc-binding dehydrogenase yields the protein MAERARAARIHACGTAPVVGDVDPPATGPGVVLVEVLAAPITPLDLLCASGTSYFGTPATPYVPGVQGVGRHAGRVVWFPTPAGMAPGDGSMASVVAVREADLVALPPDADPVAVAAAGLSAVAAFAALTWRGRLRAGETVLVLGGGGVVGQAAIQFAKAAGAARVLAAARSAAARDRARDAGADVVIPLDFGGGPVAWGAGLPGPGTIDAVAGGAPDGGVAWAPDPPRPDTIDAVVADGPVAEAEVLADRFRAACPEGADLVLDTLFGPPAAAAAQVLKPGGRLVNLGSSAAETAPFDSATLRSKQLDVLGYTNVALSPDQRADAIRTVADAVRAGRLTIAHETYPLADAAEAWSRQASGAAEGRVVLVP from the coding sequence ATGGCCGAGCGAGCGCGCGCTGCGCGGATTCACGCCTGTGGAACGGCGCCGGTCGTCGGCGACGTCGATCCCCCCGCGACCGGGCCCGGCGTCGTGCTGGTCGAGGTGCTGGCCGCGCCGATCACGCCGCTGGACCTGCTGTGCGCGTCCGGAACGTCGTACTTCGGGACGCCCGCCACGCCGTACGTGCCGGGCGTGCAGGGCGTCGGCCGGCACGCGGGGCGGGTCGTGTGGTTCCCGACCCCGGCCGGAATGGCGCCGGGCGACGGGAGCATGGCGTCGGTCGTCGCGGTGCGGGAGGCCGACCTGGTCGCGCTGCCGCCGGACGCCGACCCGGTCGCGGTCGCCGCGGCCGGCCTGTCGGCCGTCGCCGCGTTCGCCGCGCTGACCTGGCGCGGCCGCCTCCGGGCCGGCGAGACCGTCCTGGTGCTCGGCGGCGGAGGCGTCGTCGGCCAGGCCGCGATCCAGTTCGCCAAGGCCGCCGGGGCCGCCCGGGTCCTGGCCGCGGCCCGCTCGGCCGCGGCCCGGGACCGGGCCCGCGACGCCGGCGCGGACGTCGTCATACCGTTAGATTTTGGCGGGGGACCGGTCGCCTGGGGCGCGGGGCTCCCCGGGCCCGGCACGATCGACGCGGTGGCCGGCGGCGCGCCGGACGGCGGCGTCGCCTGGGCGCCGGACCCGCCGCGGCCGGACACGATCGACGCCGTCGTGGCCGACGGCCCGGTGGCCGAGGCCGAGGTGCTCGCCGACCGCTTCCGGGCGGCCTGCCCGGAGGGCGCCGACCTCGTCCTCGACACGCTGTTCGGCCCGCCGGCCGCGGCCGCCGCCCAGGTTCTGAAGCCCGGCGGCCGGCTGGTGAACCTCGGCAGCTCCGCCGCCGAGACCGCCCCGTTCGACTCGGCGACGCTCCGCAGCAAGCAACTCGACGTTCTGGGCTACACCAACGTCGCGCTCAGCCCCGACCAGCGGGCCGACGCGATCCGCACGGTCGCCGACGCGGTCCGGGCCGGCCGGCTCACGATCGCCCACGAGACCTACCCGCTCGCCGACGCGGCCGAGGCCTGGTCGCGGCAGGCCTCGGGCGCCGCCGAGGGCCGCGTCGTGCTCGTGCCCTGA